A region from the Penaeus monodon isolate SGIC_2016 chromosome 17, NSTDA_Pmon_1, whole genome shotgun sequence genome encodes:
- the LOC119583392 gene encoding uncharacterized protein LOC119583392: MAAGSSNFCPLSCPKCGQECRITNEHYFRCDKSKKVNNRTVRCNFKKSLFKNTWFDNSKLDFETNLKFVNLYVREAFSYESARSDFQFPNKTICDWASFCREVLISWCLDNESDQIGGPGEIVEIDESKFGKRKYNVGRLIEGQWVFGGVCRKSRKFFFVPVQTRDSLTLLKVIKERIHPGTTVISDCWKAYNCLETEGYQHLTVNHSYNFVDPDTKAHTNTIERKWRDAKAKVPRFGRRRYHFIGYLARAIFMMAHPEENKRLHQFLLAADRLYPPH; the protein is encoded by the exons ATGGCAGCAGGAAGCTCTAACTTTTGTC CTTTATCTTGTCCAAAGTGCGGTCAAGAATGCCGCATTACTAATGAACATTATTTTCGGTGCGACAAatcaaagaaagtaaataatagaaCAGTTAGATGCAATTtcaaaaaatcactttttaagaACACCTGGTTTGATAACAGTAAGCTCGATTTTGAGACTAACTTAAAATTCGTCAATTTGTATGTAAGAGAGGCCTTTTCCTACGAATCTGCACGGAGCGACTTTCAGTTTCCAAACAAGACTATTTGTGATTGGGCAAGCTTCTGTCGGGAGGTTTTAATTTCTTGGTGTTTAGATAATGAGTCAGACCAGATAGGAGGGCCAGGGGAAATTGTTGAAATTGATGAGAGTAaatttggtaaaagaaaatataacgttGGTCGACTCATAGAAGGTCAGTGGGTTTTTGGAGGAGTATGCCGCAAAAGTAGGAAATTCTTTTTCGTACCTGTGCAGACGCGTGACTCTCTTACTTTGCTTAAAGTCATTAAAGAGCGTATCCACCCAGGGACAACGGTCATTAGTGATTGTTGGAAGGCATACAACTGTCTTGAAACAGAGGGCTATCAACATTTAACTGTGAATCATTCATACAATTTTGTTGACCCTGACACTAAGGCGCACACCAATACGATCGAGCGGAAATGGAGGGATGCAAAAGCCAAAGTGCCCCGCTTCGGCAGGAGGAGGTACCACTTTATTGGGTATTTGGCTAGGGCCATCTTTATGATGGCCCACcccgaagaaaataaaagattacaTCAGTTCCTCCTCGCCGCTGATCGTCTGtaccccccacactga